Proteins from a single region of Lampris incognitus isolate fLamInc1 chromosome 16, fLamInc1.hap2, whole genome shotgun sequence:
- the nubpl gene encoding iron-sulfur protein NUBPL isoform X3 — protein MAHCCSGKLVYLLRLSTYVLQKPGHFLTGRETRHASSCCKYFTRCKSTKAADSKALQERQRQQMARGLPKQKPITGVKQVIVVASGKGGVGKSTTADNLMIPLVNYGIPCMSMGFLVEDVAPIVWRGLMVMSAIEKLLRQVDWGSLDYLVVDMPPGTGDVQLSITQNVPIAGAVIVSTPQDIALLDARRGAEMFKKVNVPVLGLVQNMSVFQCPNCSHQTHIFGSDGARRLAETLGVHMLGDIPLHLNIREMSDRGQPVVVSSPHSSEADSYRKVASAVVQRLEEVSS, from the exons ATGGCGCATTGCTGCTCCGGCAAACTTGTGTATTTGTTAAGATTATCCACGTATGTCCTACAGAAACCCGGTCATTTTCTAACAGGGAGGGAAACGCGGCACGCCTCGTCCTGTTGTAAATACTTCACTCGCTGTAAG AGCACGAAAGCTGCTGACAGCAAAGCCTTGCAGGAGAGGCAGAGGCAGCAGATGGCCAGAGGTCTGCCCAAACAGAAGCCCATCACCGGGGTCAAACAGGTCATTGTGGTGGCCTCGGGGAAGGGCGGCGTGGGGAAATCCACCACTGCAG ACAATTTAATGATACCGCTCGTCAACTATGGGATTCCATG tATGTCCATGGGTTTCCTAGTGGAGGATGTAGCTCCTATTGTTTGGAGAGGTCTGATGGTGATGTCAGCCATCGAGAAGCTCCTCAGACAG gtggattGGGGGTCATTGGACTACCTGGTGGTTGATATGCCTCCAGGGACTGGGGATGTCCAGCTGTCAATCACACAGAATGTTCCCATAGCAG GAGCAGTCATCGTGTCCACACCACAGGACATCGCCTTGTTGGACGCACGCAGAGGAGCTGAGATGTTCAAGAAAGTCAATGTGCCG gtCCTAGGCCTGGTCCAGAACATGAGTGTGTTCCAGTGTCCCAACTGCAGCCATCAGACCCACATCTTTGGTTCGGACGGAGCCAGACGGCTGGCCGAAACCTTGGGAGTTCACATGTTAG gggacattCCTCTCCATCTAAACATCCGAGAGATGTCGGATAGAGGACAGCCGGTGGTCGTATCGTCTCCTCACAGTTCTGAG GCTGACTCTTACAGGAAGGTGGCATCTGCTGTGGTCCAGAGACTGGAGGAAGTCAGCAGTTGA
- the nubpl gene encoding iron-sulfur protein NUBPL isoform X1: protein MAHCCSGKLVYLLRLSTYVLQKPGHFLTGRETRHASSCCKYFTRCKSTKAADSKALQERQRQQMARGLPKQKPITGVKQVIVVASGKGGVGKSTTAVNLALGLTANEPSKSVGLLDADIYGPSVPKLMNLRGNPELSDNNLMIPLVNYGIPCMSMGFLVEDVAPIVWRGLMVMSAIEKLLRQVDWGSLDYLVVDMPPGTGDVQLSITQNVPIAGAVIVSTPQDIALLDARRGAEMFKKVNVPVLGLVQNMSVFQCPNCSHQTHIFGSDGARRLAETLGVHMLGDIPLHLNIREMSDRGQPVVVSSPHSSEADSYRKVASAVVQRLEEVSS from the exons ATGGCGCATTGCTGCTCCGGCAAACTTGTGTATTTGTTAAGATTATCCACGTATGTCCTACAGAAACCCGGTCATTTTCTAACAGGGAGGGAAACGCGGCACGCCTCGTCCTGTTGTAAATACTTCACTCGCTGTAAG AGCACGAAAGCTGCTGACAGCAAAGCCTTGCAGGAGAGGCAGAGGCAGCAGATGGCCAGAGGTCTGCCCAAACAGAAGCCCATCACCGGGGTCAAACAGGTCATTGTGGTGGCCTCGGGGAAGGGCGGCGTGGGGAAATCCACCACTGCAG TAAACCTGGCTCTGGGACTGACCGCCAACGAGCCG TCCAAGTCAGTTGGTTTGCTGGATGCGGACATCTACGGTCCATCTGTTCCAAAGCTGATGAACCTGAGAGGGAATCCAGAGCTGTCTGACA ACAATTTAATGATACCGCTCGTCAACTATGGGATTCCATG tATGTCCATGGGTTTCCTAGTGGAGGATGTAGCTCCTATTGTTTGGAGAGGTCTGATGGTGATGTCAGCCATCGAGAAGCTCCTCAGACAG gtggattGGGGGTCATTGGACTACCTGGTGGTTGATATGCCTCCAGGGACTGGGGATGTCCAGCTGTCAATCACACAGAATGTTCCCATAGCAG GAGCAGTCATCGTGTCCACACCACAGGACATCGCCTTGTTGGACGCACGCAGAGGAGCTGAGATGTTCAAGAAAGTCAATGTGCCG gtCCTAGGCCTGGTCCAGAACATGAGTGTGTTCCAGTGTCCCAACTGCAGCCATCAGACCCACATCTTTGGTTCGGACGGAGCCAGACGGCTGGCCGAAACCTTGGGAGTTCACATGTTAG gggacattCCTCTCCATCTAAACATCCGAGAGATGTCGGATAGAGGACAGCCGGTGGTCGTATCGTCTCCTCACAGTTCTGAG GCTGACTCTTACAGGAAGGTGGCATCTGCTGTGGTCCAGAGACTGGAGGAAGTCAGCAGTTGA
- the nubpl gene encoding iron-sulfur protein NUBPL isoform X2, with translation MAHCCSGKLVYLLRLSTYVLQKPGHFLTGRETRHASSCCKYFTRCKSTKAADSKALQERQRQQMARGLPKQKPITGVKQVIVVASGKGGVGKSTTAVNLALGLTANEPSKSVGLLDADIYGPSVPKLMNLRGNPELSDNNLMIPLVNYGIPCMSMGFLVEDVAPIVWRGLMVMSAIEKLLRQVDWGSLDYLVVDMPPGTGDVQLSITQNVPIAVIVSTPQDIALLDARRGAEMFKKVNVPVLGLVQNMSVFQCPNCSHQTHIFGSDGARRLAETLGVHMLGDIPLHLNIREMSDRGQPVVVSSPHSSEADSYRKVASAVVQRLEEVSS, from the exons ATGGCGCATTGCTGCTCCGGCAAACTTGTGTATTTGTTAAGATTATCCACGTATGTCCTACAGAAACCCGGTCATTTTCTAACAGGGAGGGAAACGCGGCACGCCTCGTCCTGTTGTAAATACTTCACTCGCTGTAAG AGCACGAAAGCTGCTGACAGCAAAGCCTTGCAGGAGAGGCAGAGGCAGCAGATGGCCAGAGGTCTGCCCAAACAGAAGCCCATCACCGGGGTCAAACAGGTCATTGTGGTGGCCTCGGGGAAGGGCGGCGTGGGGAAATCCACCACTGCAG TAAACCTGGCTCTGGGACTGACCGCCAACGAGCCG TCCAAGTCAGTTGGTTTGCTGGATGCGGACATCTACGGTCCATCTGTTCCAAAGCTGATGAACCTGAGAGGGAATCCAGAGCTGTCTGACA ACAATTTAATGATACCGCTCGTCAACTATGGGATTCCATG tATGTCCATGGGTTTCCTAGTGGAGGATGTAGCTCCTATTGTTTGGAGAGGTCTGATGGTGATGTCAGCCATCGAGAAGCTCCTCAGACAG gtggattGGGGGTCATTGGACTACCTGGTGGTTGATATGCCTCCAGGGACTGGGGATGTCCAGCTGTCAATCACACAGAATGTTCCCATAGCAG TCATCGTGTCCACACCACAGGACATCGCCTTGTTGGACGCACGCAGAGGAGCTGAGATGTTCAAGAAAGTCAATGTGCCG gtCCTAGGCCTGGTCCAGAACATGAGTGTGTTCCAGTGTCCCAACTGCAGCCATCAGACCCACATCTTTGGTTCGGACGGAGCCAGACGGCTGGCCGAAACCTTGGGAGTTCACATGTTAG gggacattCCTCTCCATCTAAACATCCGAGAGATGTCGGATAGAGGACAGCCGGTGGTCGTATCGTCTCCTCACAGTTCTGAG GCTGACTCTTACAGGAAGGTGGCATCTGCTGTGGTCCAGAGACTGGAGGAAGTCAGCAGTTGA
- the nubpl gene encoding iron-sulfur protein NUBPL isoform X4 — MARGLPKQKPITGVKQVIVVASGKGGVGKSTTAVNLALGLTANEPSKSVGLLDADIYGPSVPKLMNLRGNPELSDNNLMIPLVNYGIPCMSMGFLVEDVAPIVWRGLMVMSAIEKLLRQVDWGSLDYLVVDMPPGTGDVQLSITQNVPIAGAVIVSTPQDIALLDARRGAEMFKKVNVPVLGLVQNMSVFQCPNCSHQTHIFGSDGARRLAETLGVHMLGDIPLHLNIREMSDRGQPVVVSSPHSSEADSYRKVASAVVQRLEEVSS; from the exons ATGGCCAGAGGTCTGCCCAAACAGAAGCCCATCACCGGGGTCAAACAGGTCATTGTGGTGGCCTCGGGGAAGGGCGGCGTGGGGAAATCCACCACTGCAG TAAACCTGGCTCTGGGACTGACCGCCAACGAGCCG TCCAAGTCAGTTGGTTTGCTGGATGCGGACATCTACGGTCCATCTGTTCCAAAGCTGATGAACCTGAGAGGGAATCCAGAGCTGTCTGACA ACAATTTAATGATACCGCTCGTCAACTATGGGATTCCATG tATGTCCATGGGTTTCCTAGTGGAGGATGTAGCTCCTATTGTTTGGAGAGGTCTGATGGTGATGTCAGCCATCGAGAAGCTCCTCAGACAG gtggattGGGGGTCATTGGACTACCTGGTGGTTGATATGCCTCCAGGGACTGGGGATGTCCAGCTGTCAATCACACAGAATGTTCCCATAGCAG GAGCAGTCATCGTGTCCACACCACAGGACATCGCCTTGTTGGACGCACGCAGAGGAGCTGAGATGTTCAAGAAAGTCAATGTGCCG gtCCTAGGCCTGGTCCAGAACATGAGTGTGTTCCAGTGTCCCAACTGCAGCCATCAGACCCACATCTTTGGTTCGGACGGAGCCAGACGGCTGGCCGAAACCTTGGGAGTTCACATGTTAG gggacattCCTCTCCATCTAAACATCCGAGAGATGTCGGATAGAGGACAGCCGGTGGTCGTATCGTCTCCTCACAGTTCTGAG GCTGACTCTTACAGGAAGGTGGCATCTGCTGTGGTCCAGAGACTGGAGGAAGTCAGCAGTTGA